From a region of the bacterium genome:
- a CDS encoding transporter, with amino-acid sequence MKPQHALLLVFTLLTLLISGQAKADSRHFGYLYEADSVLEKGKWEFEQWLTFRTGKGSGNYYRFDIREEVEVGLTDRLTTALYLNLKSESSDGVSFLPDEEAFKFEGVSSEWKYMISSPNLHPVGLLLYFEPTYSGRELELEEKIVLQHNFGENWILTYNFVMEHEWEFESSGTAKEMAIENNLGLAYKINPNWSVGIEGRAVSVIGNFDDYEHTAFFAGPSVHYEKGRGWATLAVQPQLTTDKGHRLFDDHEAVEVRAIVGFYF; translated from the coding sequence ATGAAGCCGCAACACGCATTACTGCTCGTATTTACTCTATTAACACTTTTAATTTCAGGCCAAGCCAAGGCCGATTCACGCCATTTTGGTTACCTTTATGAAGCCGATTCTGTGCTTGAAAAAGGCAAATGGGAATTTGAACAGTGGCTCACCTTTCGCACCGGAAAAGGGTCGGGTAATTACTACCGTTTTGATATTCGTGAAGAAGTTGAGGTGGGTTTAACCGACCGTTTAACAACGGCTTTATATCTTAACTTAAAAAGCGAAAGTAGTGATGGGGTATCTTTTTTACCGGACGAGGAAGCTTTTAAATTTGAAGGGGTGTCTTCCGAATGGAAATACATGATTAGCAGCCCCAATTTGCATCCCGTAGGCCTCCTCCTCTACTTTGAACCCACCTACAGCGGTCGCGAACTAGAGCTTGAGGAAAAAATAGTTCTTCAACACAATTTTGGTGAAAACTGGATTTTAACATACAATTTTGTAATGGAGCATGAATGGGAATTTGAATCGAGTGGTACTGCAAAAGAAATGGCCATAGAAAATAATTTGGGACTGGCTTACAAAATAAATCCTAACTGGTCGGTAGGAATTGAAGGCCGTGCCGTTTCTGTAATTGGTAATTTTGATGATTATGAACATACCGCCTTTTTTGCCGGCCCATCCGTTCATTATGAAAAAGGCCGTGGCTGGGCCACTTTGGCTGTTCAACCGCAACTCACGACTGATAAGGGTCATCGTTTATTTGATGATCACGAGGCTGTAGAAGTACGTGCCATTGTTGGCTTTTACTTCTAA
- a CDS encoding FMN-binding protein: MKQILFLFTALLLAKISFAETVYLAPADALKLAFPNASFIIEKKTLTPEQKNTLEKQVGKITKDTFNFNVAKVSGSTVGYALIDNEIGKTEPITFMTALNADGSVKSIEILVYRESYGSQVSGKGFLNQFNGKTTANPLKLGGDINNVTGATFSSKGITKGVKRALALWRVLYGQ; the protein is encoded by the coding sequence ATGAAGCAAATTCTCTTTCTTTTTACAGCCCTATTACTTGCAAAGATATCGTTTGCCGAAACTGTTTATTTGGCACCAGCCGATGCCCTCAAACTGGCTTTTCCCAACGCCTCTTTTATTATTGAAAAGAAAACTCTTACTCCCGAACAAAAAAATACTTTGGAAAAACAAGTTGGAAAAATCACAAAGGATACTTTTAATTTTAATGTTGCCAAAGTAAGTGGCAGCACAGTTGGTTATGCCCTTATTGATAATGAAATAGGAAAAACAGAACCTATTACTTTTATGACTGCATTGAATGCCGATGGGAGTGTTAAGAGTATAGAAATTTTAGTTTATCGTGAATCGTATGGTAGCCAGGTAAGCGGCAAAGGTTTTTTAAATCAGTTTAATGGCAAAACAACGGCTAATCCTTTAAAGTTGGGTGGCGATATAAACAACGTTACCGGTGCCACTTTTTCGTCAAAAGGCATCACTAAAGGCGTCAAGCGTGCCTTAGCCTTATGGAGAGTTTTGTATGGCCAATAA
- a CDS encoding holo-ACP synthase: MMILGQGCDIVQISDYKENVLKADPSQYLSSHFTLDEIEILEARNISYKAQHYAARWAAKEAFIKAINAIDLHKQELWIGWVDFKEIEVLCDQHERPYLRLSGKVKEAATKRNVQKIFVSLSHAGDYAMATVILAD, encoded by the coding sequence ATGATGATACTTGGCCAAGGTTGCGACATTGTACAAATTTCGGATTATAAAGAAAACGTTCTTAAAGCCGATCCGTCGCAATATTTAAGCAGTCATTTTACCTTGGATGAAATAGAAATATTGGAAGCTCGCAATATAAGCTATAAAGCGCAACATTATGCTGCCCGCTGGGCGGCTAAAGAAGCCTTTATTAAAGCTATCAATGCTATTGATCTGCATAAACAAGAATTATGGATAGGGTGGGTTGATTTTAAAGAAATTGAAGTATTATGTGATCAGCACGAAAGACCTTATCTGCGTTTATCGGGAAAAGTAAAAGAAGCAGCCACTAAAAGAAATGTTCAAAAAATATTTGTGTCTTTATCTCATGCCGGCGACTATGCCATGGCCACCGTTATTTTAGCCGATTAA
- a CDS encoding PBP1A family penicillin-binding protein — translation MSSLFYKYSSDLPKLDSLKDYNPPVVSEVFSDNGTKIGEFWTEKRYLLSPKELPKTIVEAIVAGEDDRFFEHQGLDYYGIFRAFLENLRAGHVVQGGSTITQQVTKSLLLTRERSIERKVKEAILATKIEKSFSKNEILYLYLNQTFFGNRAYGIEAAARNYFNKSAKELNIAEAAMIAGLAKAPSSYSPIVKPELAKQRQEYVIDRMYTVGYITEEQAKKAKAYPIKVSVAKTDKEFNYQYAPWFTEYVRTYLQKTYGEESPYTEGFKIYTTLNIDNQKAADMAVTRGLRELDKRQGYQGPRQQLQESEIKKFLDDEHVKLAKEEFYNEPFFENPSQVNFLNRSFRLNENQDYDAVITNVSSDGLTVSVANLEGKILPADYAWARSRPYRFAGSNIGKQHGKTLFSRGDVVWVRLKSGSGTTPLFTLEQDPEVEAALYSYDQYTGYIKAIVGGKDFKKSEFNRATQSLRQTGSVFKPMLYAAALDKGYKPDTVIDDSPVYYEYSPGRFWSPQNYGGGYKGPTSFRSALVNSRNVVSVKILMDIGTDFTTGYLRKLGIETPIKRYYSMALGANDMKLADVSRAFGVFPTGGILPNTVAITRMTDRYNRVREQFEPRKIVPYSQQLEAHKNAKASGDFNKPLLEAGEKWIKDDKLSINDIEKKILYGSYIPEGYTISPKTAYTMVSIMSDIVNFGTGYKVKELKRPAAGKTGTTNDETDTWFVGYTPELFAGVWVGFDQVKKIGSGETGGHTAAPIFLYYMQEALKGLPIKQFDIPKDINDASLMAPLDTSAGDAEAGGVGTPGDGAEFFIYDF, via the coding sequence GTGAGTAGTTTATTTTACAAATATAGTAGTGATCTTCCCAAACTTGACAGCTTAAAGGATTACAACCCTCCTGTGGTATCCGAGGTATTTTCGGATAACGGCACTAAAATTGGCGAGTTTTGGACCGAAAAGCGTTATTTATTATCTCCCAAAGAGCTTCCCAAAACTATTGTTGAAGCCATAGTAGCCGGTGAAGATGACCGTTTTTTTGAACATCAGGGATTAGATTATTACGGGATTTTCCGCGCTTTTTTAGAAAACCTGCGTGCCGGCCATGTGGTGCAAGGTGGATCTACCATTACGCAACAGGTTACCAAATCCCTTCTTTTAACGCGTGAACGTTCCATTGAACGTAAAGTTAAAGAAGCTATTTTAGCCACCAAAATTGAAAAGTCGTTTAGTAAAAATGAAATTTTATATCTTTATTTAAACCAAACATTTTTTGGAAACCGAGCCTACGGCATTGAAGCTGCTGCCCGCAATTATTTTAACAAATCGGCCAAAGAATTAAATATTGCCGAGGCCGCCATGATTGCGGGGCTTGCCAAAGCCCCCTCTTCTTATTCGCCTATTGTTAAACCAGAATTAGCCAAACAACGCCAAGAATATGTAATCGATCGTATGTATACCGTGGGATATATCACCGAGGAACAGGCCAAAAAGGCCAAGGCCTATCCGATTAAAGTGAGTGTGGCTAAAACAGACAAAGAATTTAATTATCAGTATGCGCCGTGGTTTACCGAGTATGTGCGCACTTATTTGCAAAAAACATATGGTGAGGAATCGCCATACACAGAAGGCTTTAAAATTTACACCACCCTTAATATAGATAACCAAAAAGCAGCCGACATGGCTGTGACCCGTGGATTGCGTGAGCTGGATAAGCGCCAGGGCTATCAAGGCCCCCGCCAGCAATTGCAGGAAAGCGAAATTAAAAAGTTTTTAGATGATGAGCACGTTAAGCTTGCCAAAGAGGAATTTTATAACGAACCTTTCTTTGAAAACCCCTCTCAGGTTAATTTTTTAAACCGTTCTTTTCGTTTAAATGAAAATCAGGATTATGATGCCGTTATCACCAACGTGAGCAGTGATGGTTTAACCGTCTCGGTAGCTAATTTAGAAGGAAAAATTTTACCCGCCGACTACGCCTGGGCCAGATCGCGTCCTTACCGTTTTGCCGGTAGTAATATTGGCAAGCAACATGGAAAAACTCTATTTAGCCGTGGAGATGTAGTGTGGGTGCGTCTTAAAAGTGGAAGCGGCACTACTCCCCTTTTTACTTTAGAACAAGACCCCGAAGTGGAAGCAGCCCTTTATTCGTATGATCAATATACAGGGTACATTAAAGCCATTGTAGGCGGTAAAGATTTTAAAAAGAGTGAGTTTAACCGTGCCACACAATCGTTACGGCAAACTGGATCGGTGTTTAAGCCCATGTTGTATGCTGCTGCTTTAGATAAAGGATATAAACCCGATACGGTTATTGATGATTCTCCTGTCTATTATGAATATTCTCCCGGAAGATTCTGGTCTCCTCAAAATTATGGTGGTGGTTATAAAGGCCCAACCAGTTTTCGTAGTGCTCTTGTTAATTCGCGTAACGTTGTTTCGGTTAAAATTTTGATGGATATTGGAACCGATTTTACAACCGGATATTTGCGCAAATTGGGTATTGAAACGCCCATTAAACGTTATTATTCGATGGCGCTAGGCGCTAACGACATGAAATTGGCCGATGTAAGCCGCGCGTTTGGTGTATTTCCTACCGGTGGTATTTTACCCAACACAGTTGCTATCACACGCATGACCGATCGTTATAATCGTGTACGGGAACAATTTGAACCGCGTAAAATTGTACCGTACTCCCAGCAATTAGAAGCTCATAAAAATGCAAAAGCATCCGGCGATTTCAACAAGCCTCTTTTAGAAGCCGGCGAAAAATGGATTAAGGATGACAAATTAAGTATTAACGATATTGAAAAGAAAATTTTATACGGTTCTTATATTCCCGAAGGATATACCATTTCGCCAAAAACAGCCTACACCATGGTATCTATCATGAGTGATATTGTAAATTTTGGAACGGGTTATAAAGTAAAAGAATTAAAACGCCCTGCCGCCGGCAAAACGGGTACCACCAACGATGAAACCGATACATGGTTTGTGGGTTACACACCCGAACTTTTTGCTGGTGTATGGGTAGGTTTTGACCAGGTTAAAAAAATAGGAAGTGGCGAAACGGGCGGCCATACAGCGGCCCCCATCTTTTTATACTATATGCAGGAAGCCTTAAAAGGCTTGCCCATCAAGCAGTTTGATATTCCCAAAGACATCAACGACGCCTCTCTTATGGCACCGCTGGATACCTCGGCTGGTGATGCTGAAGCGGGTGGTGTTGGAACACCGGGTGATGGTGCGGAGTTTTTTATTTACGATTTTTAA
- a CDS encoding FAD:protein FMN transferase, whose protein sequence is MKTIIVFFLLFPSLVFAKTYSRTQILMGNVPVSITIRDSKTSQNQVFSAMNNAFSKVYEVEKQVSQYISSSPVNRIQNSTRWHSVPNHLWKLIGYSLELSQNTNGAFDITYASTNKSATYRDIQINEEHHAVRLLKPGMHLYVLGVAKGYIVDAMSQELSEKGYKHHIINAGGDIYASGTWSIQIRNPSQPNNALSKKIRVTNKGVSTSGLYERGKHIYDPKTKKPYLADGSITIIAPSATLSDGLDNAAFVLGEKAEEIIRNNYPQVKIIKTQYRAISSQ, encoded by the coding sequence ATGAAAACGATTATTGTTTTTTTTCTCCTCTTCCCCTCACTTGTTTTTGCCAAAACATATTCCCGTACCCAAATTTTAATGGGCAATGTTCCCGTAAGCATCACCATACGTGATTCTAAAACATCTCAAAACCAGGTTTTTAGCGCCATGAACAATGCATTCAGCAAGGTATACGAAGTAGAAAAACAAGTGAGCCAATATATTTCTTCTTCTCCCGTGAACCGTATTCAAAATTCTACTCGCTGGCATAGTGTTCCAAACCATTTATGGAAACTAATTGGCTATTCTTTAGAACTTTCTCAGAATACAAATGGTGCTTTTGATATTACTTATGCAAGCACCAATAAAAGCGCCACTTATCGCGATATTCAAATAAACGAAGAGCATCACGCCGTGCGTTTATTAAAACCTGGAATGCACCTTTATGTACTGGGTGTTGCAAAAGGATATATAGTGGATGCAATGAGCCAGGAACTAAGCGAAAAGGGCTATAAGCATCATATTATTAATGCCGGTGGCGACATTTATGCCTCTGGCACATGGAGTATTCAAATCCGTAACCCTTCTCAACCCAATAATGCCCTTTCAAAAAAAATAAGAGTTACAAACAAGGGTGTTTCCACCTCCGGTTTGTATGAACGCGGCAAACATATATACGATCCTAAAACAAAAAAACCTTATTTAGCTGATGGAAGTATTACTATTATTGCTCCTAGTGCCACACTATCGGATGGGTTGGACAATGCCGCTTTTGTTTTGGGAGAAAAAGCAGAAGAAATAATAAGAAATAATTACCCGCAAGTAAAAATAATTAAAACACAATATCGGGCTATTTCTTCACAGTAG